From the Cucurbita pepo subsp. pepo cultivar mu-cu-16 chromosome LG05, ASM280686v2, whole genome shotgun sequence genome, one window contains:
- the LOC111795144 gene encoding putative CCR4-associated factor 1 homolog 8: MGRRNRARPRRRTPSIQEVWASNFDHEILRLERCLQANHILSIDTEFPGCIRSTPWGSIDERVYEDLRFNVNQTKLIQLGLTASDESGQVAGSWEFNFSDFDHQIDTQNPSSISFLEQNGLDFAKLKKQGIPLSLFTLKFSRIIRRSRVRKWVTFHGLYDIGYLVKAMGVAEELPESMEEFAEMVARGVGVVRDLKEVARWCEGLEQGKVGLERLGELLGEKRFGMKHHAGSDSLLTAFVHAKMARWLGLESGCMTAICMGFRTSSRT, translated from the coding sequence ATGGGTAGAAGAAATCGAGCACGTCCTAGAAGAAGAACACCTTCGATCCAAGAAGTTTGGGCTTCCAATTTCGATCATGAAATCCTCCGCCTCGAACGCTGCCTTCAAGCTAACCATATCCTATCCATCGACACCGAATTTCCTGGGTGCATTAGGAGCACCCCATGGGGCTCGATCGATGAACGCGTCTACGAAGATCTCCGATTCAACGTGAACCAAACCAAGTTAATTCAACTGGGTTTAACAGCTTCTGATGAATCTGGGCAAGTCGCCGGCTCATGGGAGTTCAACTTCTCCGATTTCGACCATCAAATCGACACTCAAAATCCTTCATCGATTTCGTTTCTGGAACAGAACGGTCTCGATTTTGCGAAGCTCAAGAAACAGGGGATCCCCTTAAGCCTATTCACTCTAAAATTCTCGCGTATCATACGAAGAAGCCGTGTTCGTAAATGGGTCACATTCCATGGATTATACGATATTGGGTATCTTGTGAAGGCGATGGGGGTAGCCGAGGAGTTGCCGGAATCAATGGAGGAATTTGCAGAGATGGTGGCGCGTGGAGTTGGGGTTGTGAGGGATTTGAAGGAGGTGGCTCGGTGGTGCGAAGGGCTGGAACAGGGGAAGGTTGGGCTTGAGAGACTTGGGGAATTGCTGGGCGAGAAGAGGTTTGGGATGAAGCACCATGCTGGTTCGGACAGCTTGTTGACTGCTTTTGTGCATGCGAAGATGGCGCGGTGGCTCGGTTTGGAATCAGGGTGTATGACGGCCATTTGTATGGGCTTCAGAACAAGTTCAAGGACATGA
- the LOC111795606 gene encoding protein EARLY-RESPONSIVE TO DEHYDRATION 7, chloroplastic-like, with protein MSSSSSSAPSLYPAVDMKDLAENLFPEEDAPVSDQKHHDSFEQVLVKIPGVIVHLIEKQNSVELASGEFSIVGLNQGNNVVAVLARVGDELQWPLAKDEPSVKLDDSHYFFTLSVPPNGSLENHDSVPEMLNYGLTVASKGQEELLKELDRILDQYSCFSVQAVKGSGKWEVLDGSVAREISPEDMAASEEKKELLEERSAAYWTTLAPNVDDYSGKAARLIAAGSGQVIKGILWCGDVTVDRLNWGNEFMKKRMGPRSDAEISPAAMRSIKSVKKLTKMTEKVATGILSGVVKVSGFFTSSIVNSKVGKKFFSLLPGEIVLASLDGFNKVCDAVEVAGKNVMSTTAVVTTGLVSDRYGDQAAQATNEGLGAAGHAIGTAWAVLKIRKALNPKSAFKPTTLVKAAAHSHSSK; from the exons atgtcttcttcttcttcttcagcacCTTCCCTCTATCCCGCCGTCGACATGAAAGACCTCGCCGAGAATCTCTTCCCCGAAGAAGACGCCCCTGTTTCCGATCAAAAACACCATGATTCCTTTGAGCAAGTCCTCGTCAAAATTCCGGGCGTTATAGTCCACTTGATCGAAAAACAAAACAGCGTTGAACTCGCTTCTGGTGAGTTCTCGATCGTCGGTCTCAACCAGGGGAATAACGTCGTTGCCGTACTCGCTCGTGTTGGGGATGAACTTCAGtggccattggctaaagatgAGCCCTCCGTGAAACTTGACGATTCTCACTACTTCTTTACTCTCAGCGTTCCCCCTAATGGATCGTTGGAAAATCACGATTCAGTGCCCGAAATGTTGAACTACGGTCTGACCGTCGCGTCGAAGGGGCAGGAGGAGCTATTGAAGGAGTTGGATCGGATTTTGGATCAGTACAGTTGTTTTTCTGTGCAGGCGGTGAAGGGATCGGGGAAATGGGAGGTTCTGGATGGGTCAGTGGCTAGGGAAATTTCGCCGGAGGATATGGCCGCATcggaggagaagaaggagTTACTGGAAGAGAGATCGGCGGCTTATTGGACGACGTTGGCTCCCAACGTTGACGATTACAGTGGGAAGGCTGCGAGGCTGATTGCGGCGGGTTCTGGACAGGTGATTAAGGGAATTCTGTGGTGTGGGGATGTTACTGTGGATAGGTTGAATTGGGGCAATGAGTTCATGAAGAAACGAATGGGGCCTCGTTCTGATGCAGAGATCAGTCCAGCCGCCATGAGAAGTATTAAGAG TGTAAAGAAGCTAACGAAGATGACGGAGAAAGTGGCGACTGGAATACTTTCTGGGGTTGTGAAGGTGTCTGGATTCTTCACAAGTTCAATAGTGAACTCCAAAGTTGGGAAGAAGTTCTTCAGCCTTCTACCTGGAGAAATTGTCCTTGCTTCATTGGATGGATTCA ACAAGGTATGCGATGCAGTTGAAGTAGCAGGGAAGAATGTGATGTCAACCACAGCCGTTGTGACCACAGGCCTTGTTTCAGACAG ATATGGAGATCAAGCAGCCCAAGCAACGAATGAAGGGCTTGGCGCAGCAGGGCATGCGATTGGAACAGCGTGGGCTGTTTTGAAGATCAGAAAGGCTCTAAACCCAAAAAGTGCTTTCAAGCCCACCACTCTTGTAAAAGCAGCTGCCCACTCCCATTCTTCTAAATAA